A part of Roseitalea porphyridii genomic DNA contains:
- a CDS encoding DM13 domain-containing protein, with protein sequence MTRFLVIAIPVFLIGFVSGGAAWYLFSPLFIDDVVSEDLPAGLVVTEVARGAFRDADRAHRGQGTVQLLETGAGAHLLRFTDFEVTNGPDLEVWLVETPDPQSSADVTASRWLSLGQLKGNVGDQTYVVPEGTDLAAFGSVVIWCEQFSVLFSPATLTRTAGQ encoded by the coding sequence ATGACCCGCTTTCTCGTCATCGCCATTCCCGTGTTTCTGATCGGCTTCGTCAGCGGCGGGGCGGCGTGGTACCTGTTCTCGCCGCTCTTCATCGATGACGTCGTCTCCGAGGACCTGCCGGCCGGACTGGTCGTCACCGAGGTCGCACGCGGCGCCTTTCGCGATGCCGACCGTGCCCACCGCGGGCAGGGCACGGTGCAGCTGCTCGAGACCGGCGCGGGCGCGCATCTGCTGCGCTTCACCGATTTCGAGGTCACCAACGGTCCCGACCTCGAAGTGTGGCTGGTCGAGACGCCCGATCCGCAATCTTCGGCCGACGTGACCGCCAGCCGGTGGCTCTCACTCGGCCAGCTCAAGGGCAATGTCGGCGACCAGACCTATGTCGTTCCGGAGGGAACCGATCTCGCCGCGTTCGGTTCTGTCGTCATCTGGTGCGAGCAGTTCTCCGTCCTGTTCTCGCCGGCGACCCTCACACGGACGGCCGGACAATGA
- a CDS encoding DUF427 domain-containing protein, whose product MIDTTIRNPGNEAHRARIKPVGRLLRVHRGDTVLAESRRAVRLMETGRDLYDPVIYVPEADLVAALTPVGGKSTHCPLKGDASYLAFDGTEIAWTYDRPLEGSRMLRGLVAFDAEKVVIEEIGADA is encoded by the coding sequence ATGATCGACACGACGATCCGCAATCCGGGCAATGAGGCCCACCGCGCCCGCATCAAGCCCGTCGGCCGCCTGCTGCGAGTGCATCGCGGCGACACCGTGCTGGCCGAGAGCCGTCGCGCCGTCCGTCTGATGGAGACCGGCCGCGACCTCTACGACCCGGTCATCTACGTGCCCGAGGCGGATCTGGTGGCCGCGCTGACGCCCGTCGGGGGCAAGTCGACCCATTGTCCGCTGAAAGGCGACGCCTCCTATCTGGCGTTCGACGGCACCGAGATCGCCTGGACCTACGACCGCCCGCTCGAGGGATCGCGCATGCTCAGGGGCCTTGTCGCCTTCGACGCCGAAAAGGTCGTCATCGAAGAGATCGGAGCGGACGCCTAG
- a CDS encoding NADH:ubiquinone oxidoreductase subunit NDUFA12: MKTFLTQFFTWWNGQTLGTRYFTWRYGKRVGEDEFGNVYYQGGTDADGATRRWVIYNGYAEASMVPPGWSGWLQHRFDTPPSEEDYTPREWQKPHLPNLTGTSAAYRPKGSMYNPEKRPVADGDYDAWTPGG; this comes from the coding sequence ATGAAGACCTTCCTCACTCAGTTCTTTACATGGTGGAACGGCCAGACGCTCGGAACGCGCTACTTCACCTGGCGTTACGGCAAGCGCGTCGGCGAGGACGAGTTCGGCAATGTCTATTATCAGGGCGGCACCGACGCCGACGGCGCCACGCGCCGCTGGGTCATCTACAACGGCTATGCCGAGGCCTCGATGGTTCCGCCCGGCTGGAGCGGCTGGCTTCAGCACCGGTTCGACACGCCGCCGAGCGAGGAGGATTACACCCCGCGCGAGTGGCAGAAGCCGCATCTGCCCAACCTGACGGGCACCTCGGCCGCCTATCGCCCGAAAGGGTCGATGTACAATCCCGAGAAGCGTCCGGTCGCCGACGGCGACTACGACGCCTGGACCCCGGGCGGCTGA
- a CDS encoding metallophosphoesterase family protein codes for MFFGEARIPDGVRVYAIGDVHGYAGLLASLFAQIDAELADDPPKDYRIVTLGDYCDRGPDSRAVLDALIARRAADPRLVCLKGNHDDWMIRMLTEPDRVGPEWLTWGGRETLASYGVGTPEAIPVEGLAPLARQFGAALPDEHHSFVEDLPLMHVEGDYCFVHAGLRPHVALGDQRMEDLIWIREPFLSHAGSFGKVAVHGHTIHERPTVLPNRVAVDTGVYRSGLLTAAVLEADRCRFICAHPGGIALIAP; via the coding sequence GTGTTCTTCGGCGAAGCCCGCATTCCGGACGGCGTCCGCGTTTACGCCATCGGCGATGTCCATGGTTATGCCGGCCTGCTCGCATCGCTGTTCGCGCAGATCGACGCGGAGCTCGCCGACGATCCGCCGAAGGATTACCGCATCGTCACGCTGGGCGATTATTGCGATCGCGGGCCCGACAGCCGGGCCGTGCTCGATGCGCTGATCGCCCGCCGCGCCGCCGATCCGCGCCTTGTCTGCCTTAAGGGCAATCACGACGACTGGATGATACGGATGCTGACCGAGCCGGACCGTGTCGGTCCCGAATGGCTCACCTGGGGTGGTCGCGAGACGCTGGCCTCCTACGGGGTGGGCACGCCCGAGGCGATCCCGGTCGAGGGGCTGGCGCCGCTTGCCCGGCAGTTCGGCGCCGCGCTTCCGGACGAGCATCACAGCTTCGTCGAAGACCTTCCGCTGATGCATGTCGAGGGCGACTATTGCTTCGTCCATGCCGGGCTTCGCCCGCATGTCGCACTTGGTGACCAGCGCATGGAGGACCTGATCTGGATTCGCGAGCCCTTTCTTTCGCACGCCGGCTCGTTCGGGAAGGTCGCCGTGCACGGACACACGATCCACGAGCGCCCCACAGTGCTTCCAAACCGGGTCGCCGTCGACACCGGAGTCTACCGGTCCGGCCTGCTGACCGCGGCCGTGCTCGAAGCGGACCGTTGCCGGTTCATCTGCGCACATCCGGGCGGAATTGCCCTGATCGCCCCATGA
- a CDS encoding DUF2155 domain-containing protein, which translates to MKPIRTLLAGSLIAVAAAIAPAVAQEAAKTPNPVAEFSGIDKITGRIITFDVYIDETVQFGALQITPRVCYSRQQNAPPGSSTFVEVDEITLDRKIRRIFTGWMFADSPGLNAIEHAVYDVWLKSCKPDSEVPAPQS; encoded by the coding sequence ATGAAGCCGATTCGCACTCTTCTGGCCGGAAGCCTGATCGCCGTCGCCGCCGCGATCGCACCGGCCGTCGCCCAGGAAGCGGCCAAGACGCCCAATCCGGTGGCCGAATTCTCCGGCATCGACAAGATCACCGGCCGGATCATCACCTTCGACGTCTATATCGACGAGACCGTGCAGTTCGGCGCGCTGCAGATCACGCCGCGCGTGTGCTACTCGCGCCAACAGAACGCCCCGCCCGGCTCGTCCACCTTCGTCGAGGTCGACGAGATCACCCTCGACCGCAAGATCCGGCGCATCTTCACCGGCTGGATGTTCGCCGACAGTCCCGGCCTGAACGCGATCGAACATGCCGTCTATGACGTCTGGCTGAAGAGCTGCAAGCCGGACTCCGAAGTGCCCGCGCCGCAGAGCTGA
- a CDS encoding OmpA family protein, whose translation MRAFIVLLSAAMIAAAVPADAAEIDDHPLISRYPGSEPTRREGSEFETYPLIVGVKPDSLEFDSIELEGTFTRINYENPPDRSALEILTNYEQAIAGAGGEIIYKCVEAECGPSFAGSRWGRFNGSIHLPGVGGYVAGKVATVQGPVYIAIGVAERRHQIALLEAGEMETGLVEVDPDALGDELDRLGHVAIPGVFFDVGKATLTAESDVALQAMATILDARPEMRVWVVGHTDWTGDFGLNMRLSDERAKAVVAALTGRFGVDATRLQGHGVGPLAPTASNAGDPGRQANRRVELVIAP comes from the coding sequence ATGCGCGCGTTCATTGTCTTGCTGTCGGCTGCGATGATTGCGGCCGCCGTGCCGGCCGATGCGGCCGAGATCGACGATCATCCGCTCATCAGCCGCTATCCGGGCTCCGAGCCGACCCGCCGGGAGGGCAGCGAGTTCGAGACCTATCCGCTGATCGTCGGCGTGAAGCCGGACAGCCTGGAATTCGACAGCATTGAGCTCGAGGGCACGTTCACGCGGATCAACTACGAGAACCCGCCCGACCGCTCGGCGCTGGAGATCCTGACCAATTACGAGCAGGCGATCGCCGGCGCGGGCGGCGAGATAATCTACAAATGCGTCGAGGCCGAATGCGGCCCGTCCTTCGCGGGAAGCCGCTGGGGGCGCTTCAACGGCTCGATCCACCTGCCGGGCGTCGGCGGCTACGTGGCGGGCAAGGTCGCCACCGTGCAGGGCCCGGTCTACATCGCCATCGGCGTCGCCGAGCGGCGCCACCAGATCGCGCTCCTTGAGGCCGGCGAGATGGAGACCGGCCTGGTCGAGGTCGATCCGGACGCGCTCGGCGACGAACTCGACCGGCTCGGCCATGTGGCGATCCCCGGTGTCTTCTTCGACGTCGGCAAGGCGACTCTGACAGCCGAGTCCGATGTCGCCCTTCAGGCGATGGCGACGATCCTCGACGCGCGGCCGGAGATGCGCGTCTGGGTGGTCGGACACACCGACTGGACCGGCGATTTCGGGCTCAACATGCGCCTGTCCGACGAGCGGGCCAAGGCGGTCGTCGCGGCGCTGACGGGCCGTTTCGGCGTCGACGCGACCCGCCTTCAGGGGCACGGGGTCGGGCCACTCGCGCCGACCGCCTCCAACGCCGGCGATCCGGGCCGTCAGGCAAACCGCCGGGTCGAGCTGGTCATCGCACCCTGA
- the aat gene encoding leucyl/phenylalanyl-tRNA--protein transferase, with the protein MANRDGKGGDGRITPQVLLKAYSVGLFPMAEDAHDPTLYWVEPEMRGIIPLDAFHVPKSLAKAVRQQRYQITFNAAFGPVIRACAEPAPGRQKTWINRTILELYTDLHRLGHAHSVEAWDDDQLVGGLYGVTLGRAFFGESMFSRRPDASKVCLVHLVERLRQRGFVLLDTQFTTEHLKRFGAIDVPRADYEGMLAEALIGEAVFD; encoded by the coding sequence ATGGCCAACCGTGACGGCAAGGGCGGCGACGGCCGCATCACGCCACAGGTGCTCCTGAAGGCCTATTCTGTCGGCTTGTTTCCGATGGCCGAGGACGCGCACGACCCGACGCTCTACTGGGTCGAGCCGGAGATGCGCGGGATCATCCCGCTCGATGCATTCCATGTCCCGAAGAGCCTTGCCAAGGCGGTCCGGCAGCAGCGCTACCAGATCACCTTCAATGCGGCCTTCGGGCCAGTCATCCGCGCCTGCGCCGAACCGGCGCCGGGACGCCAGAAGACGTGGATCAACCGCACCATTCTCGAACTCTACACCGATCTGCACCGGCTCGGGCATGCCCATTCGGTCGAGGCGTGGGACGACGACCAACTCGTCGGCGGGCTCTACGGCGTCACGCTGGGGCGGGCCTTCTTCGGCGAAAGCATGTTCTCGCGCCGCCCCGACGCCTCCAAGGTCTGCCTGGTCCATCTGGTCGAGCGGCTGAGGCAGCGCGGCTTCGTGCTGCTCGACACCCAGTTCACGACCGAGCACCTCAAGCGCTTCGGCGCCATCGACGTGCCGCGGGCGGACTATGAGGGGATGCTCGCCGAGGCGCTGATCGGCGAAGCGGTGTTCGACTGA
- the accC gene encoding acetyl-CoA carboxylase biotin carboxylase subunit → MFNKVLIANRGEIALRILRACKELGIATVAVHSTADDEAMHVRLADESVCIGPPPSRDSYLNIHQIVAACEITGADAVHPGYGFLSENAKFAEILEAHNINFIGPTAHHISIMGDKIEAKRTAAKFGIPVVPGSDGGVTDPVEAKRIAAEIGYPVIIKAAAGGGGRGMKVARSEADLSVALDTARTEAGAAFGNDAVYIEKFLDKPRHIEVQVVGDGRGKGIHLGERDCSLQRRHQKVWEEATSPALNDAERERIGMICANAVAEMGYRGAGTIEFLYEDGAFYFIEMNTRLQVEHPVTEAITGIDLVHEQMRVASGAGLSATQEQIVFNGHAIECRINAEDPRTFMPSPGVITHYHTPGGLGVRVDSGVYAGYSIPPYYDSLIGKLIVHGRNRVECMMRLRRALGEFVIDGISSTLPLFLDLVENPDIANGDYDIHWLEKYLAAHKDER, encoded by the coding sequence ATGTTCAACAAGGTCCTGATCGCCAATCGCGGAGAGATCGCGCTTCGCATCCTGCGCGCCTGCAAGGAACTGGGCATCGCCACCGTCGCGGTCCATTCGACCGCCGACGACGAGGCGATGCATGTCCGCCTTGCCGATGAGAGTGTGTGCATCGGCCCGCCGCCCTCGCGCGACAGCTATCTGAACATCCATCAGATCGTCGCCGCCTGCGAGATCACCGGCGCGGACGCCGTCCATCCCGGCTACGGCTTCCTGTCCGAGAACGCCAAGTTCGCCGAGATCCTGGAAGCCCACAATATCAATTTCATCGGCCCGACCGCGCACCACATCTCGATCATGGGCGACAAGATCGAGGCCAAGCGCACCGCCGCCAAGTTCGGCATCCCTGTCGTGCCCGGCTCCGATGGCGGGGTCACCGACCCGGTCGAAGCCAAGCGCATCGCCGCCGAGATCGGCTATCCGGTGATCATCAAGGCGGCGGCCGGCGGCGGCGGACGCGGCATGAAGGTGGCGCGTTCGGAGGCCGACCTTTCGGTCGCGCTCGACACGGCCCGGACCGAAGCGGGCGCGGCGTTCGGCAACGATGCGGTCTACATCGAGAAGTTTCTCGACAAGCCGCGTCACATCGAGGTGCAGGTGGTCGGCGACGGCCGGGGCAAGGGCATCCATCTGGGCGAACGGGACTGTTCGCTGCAGCGCCGCCACCAGAAGGTGTGGGAGGAAGCGACCTCTCCGGCGCTCAATGACGCCGAACGCGAGCGGATCGGCATGATCTGCGCCAACGCGGTGGCCGAGATGGGCTATCGCGGCGCCGGCACGATCGAGTTCCTGTACGAGGACGGCGCGTTCTACTTCATCGAGATGAACACGCGCCTGCAGGTCGAGCATCCGGTCACCGAGGCGATCACCGGGATCGATCTGGTGCACGAGCAGATGCGCGTCGCCTCCGGCGCCGGCCTTTCCGCCACCCAGGAGCAGATCGTCTTCAACGGGCACGCGATCGAGTGCCGGATCAACGCCGAGGACCCGCGCACCTTCATGCCCTCGCCCGGCGTGATCACCCACTACCACACGCCCGGAGGGCTTGGCGTTCGAGTCGATTCGGGCGTCTATGCGGGCTATTCGATCCCGCCCTACTATGACAGCCTGATCGGCAAGCTGATCGTGCACGGCCGCAACCGCGTCGAATGCATGATGCGGCTGCGGCGGGCGCTCGGCGAGTTCGTCATTGACGGCATCTCGTCGACGCTGCCACTGTTTCTGGACCTGGTCGAGAACCCGGACATCGCCAATGGCGACTACGACATCCACTGGCTCGAGAAGTACCTCGCCGCGCACAAGGACGAGCGGTAG
- the accB gene encoding acetyl-CoA carboxylase biotin carboxyl carrier protein — translation MSDNKKTFDTKLVSDLAQILNETDLTEIEVEQGEMRVRVSREISQHFIGHAAPQMPAQPAPAPAAPAAQAAEASAPAAASEDRSNAVPAPMVGTAYLAPAPGAEPFIAVGASVTEGETLVIIEAMKVMNQIAAPRSGTVTEILIEDGEPVEFGQPLLVIA, via the coding sequence ATGTCTGACAACAAGAAGACGTTCGACACGAAACTGGTCAGCGATCTGGCGCAAATCCTCAACGAAACCGACCTGACCGAGATCGAAGTCGAGCAGGGCGAGATGCGCGTGCGCGTCAGCCGCGAGATCTCGCAGCACTTCATCGGCCATGCCGCCCCGCAAATGCCCGCCCAGCCGGCGCCGGCACCTGCGGCTCCCGCCGCTCAAGCGGCCGAAGCGTCCGCACCGGCCGCAGCATCCGAAGATCGCTCCAACGCCGTTCCCGCGCCGATGGTCGGCACCGCCTATCTGGCGCCCGCGCCGGGCGCCGAACCGTTCATCGCAGTGGGCGCCAGCGTCACCGAAGGCGAGACGCTGGTGATCATCGAGGCGATGAAGGTGATGAACCAGATCGCCGCGCCCCGGTCGGGCACGGTGACCGAAATCCTGATCGAAGACGGCGAGCCGGTCGAGTTCGGCCAGCCGCTTCTGGTCATCGCCTAG
- the aroQ gene encoding type II 3-dehydroquinate dehydratase: MTRDEAICAMGKHVLILHGPNLNLLGKREPDVYGDQTLDDVNAACERLGAELGLEVTHFQSNHEGELVDRIQAAGLAGHAIVINPGAYGHTSIAMRDAIAGSNAHAIEVHISNIHARERFRHRSMIAPVCQGVICGMGTTGYLLALRALAVEADAA; encoded by the coding sequence ATGACGCGAGACGAGGCCATATGCGCCATGGGCAAGCACGTACTCATTCTGCACGGACCGAACCTGAACCTTTTGGGCAAGCGGGAGCCGGACGTCTATGGCGACCAGACGCTCGACGACGTCAACGCCGCCTGCGAACGGCTCGGCGCCGAGCTCGGCCTCGAGGTCACGCACTTCCAGTCCAACCATGAAGGCGAACTGGTCGACCGCATCCAGGCGGCGGGGCTCGCCGGGCATGCGATCGTCATCAATCCGGGCGCCTACGGTCACACCTCGATCGCCATGCGCGATGCGATCGCCGGCTCGAACGCGCACGCCATCGAGGTGCACATCTCCAACATCCACGCGCGCGAGCGCTTTCGCCACCGTTCGATGATCGCCCCGGTCTGCCAGGGCGTCATCTGCGGCATGGGCACGACCGGCTACCTGCTCGCGCTGCGTGCCCTTGCGGTCGAGGCCGACGCGGCTTAA
- a CDS encoding DsbA family protein produces the protein MIARLTRTVLATLIGLAMFAGPSAAQAFDESQREEIGEIVRDYLLANPEVMIEVQEALEARQVAEEDERRREIITSAADDLFRNPSDPVLGNPAGDITVVEFFDYNCGFCRRALDDMNTLIESDPNLRFVLKEFPILGEDSNGAHQVALAFNRVMPQAYGEFHERLMMAEGRANETTAMEIALELGADEQALRDEMTNPANARQVEMTYLLAEALGITGTPSYVIGTELVPGALGADLLREKIDEARECAETSC, from the coding sequence ATGATCGCTCGCCTCACCCGAACCGTGCTTGCCACGCTGATCGGCCTTGCGATGTTCGCGGGCCCGTCGGCCGCGCAAGCCTTCGACGAGTCCCAGCGCGAGGAGATCGGCGAGATCGTACGCGACTATCTGCTCGCCAATCCCGAGGTGATGATCGAGGTGCAGGAGGCGCTCGAGGCGCGGCAGGTGGCCGAAGAAGACGAGCGGCGGCGCGAGATCATCACCTCGGCGGCGGACGATCTGTTCCGCAATCCGTCCGACCCGGTCCTCGGCAATCCGGCCGGCGACATCACGGTGGTCGAGTTCTTCGACTATAATTGCGGCTTCTGCCGGCGTGCGCTCGACGACATGAACACGCTGATCGAGAGCGATCCCAACCTGCGCTTCGTGCTCAAGGAGTTTCCGATCCTGGGCGAGGATTCCAACGGGGCCCACCAGGTCGCGCTGGCCTTCAACCGGGTCATGCCGCAGGCCTATGGCGAGTTTCACGAACGGCTGATGATGGCCGAAGGCCGCGCCAACGAGACGACGGCCATGGAGATCGCGCTGGAACTGGGCGCGGACGAACAGGCGCTGCGGGACGAGATGACCAACCCGGCCAATGCCCGGCAGGTCGAGATGACCTACCTTCTGGCCGAGGCGCTCGGCATCACCGGCACGCCCTCCTACGTGATCGGCACCGAACTGGTGCCCGGCGCGCTGGGCGCGGACCTTCTTCGCGAAAAGATCGACGAGGCGCGCGAGTGCGCCGAAACGAGCTGCTGA